The stretch of DNA TCGAGTGATGTAAAAGGCGTCATTATTTGGGGCAACCATTCAGCAACACAGTATCCTGACCTGCATCATGCGTCTATTCATGGTACGCCCGCTCTCGAAGCAGTAGATGAAGCTTGGTACAAAGAACAATTTATTGCATTGGTTCAGCAGCGTGGCGCTGCCATTATTAATGCGCGAGGCGCCTCTAGTTCTGCTTCGGCGGCGCAGGCAGCGATTGATCATATGCGTAGCTGGGCGTTAGGAACTGGTGATGACTGGGTGAGTATGGCAATTCCGAGTGATGGTAGCTATGGTGTCGAAACTGGCATCATTTATTCCTTCCCTGTGCGTTGTAACTATGGTCGTTATGAAATCGTGCAGGGATTAGAGGTTAGTGAATTCTCGCGTGGCAAAATGAAAGCAACTGAAAAAGAATTATTGGAAGAGCGCGCGGCTATCAATGACTTACTGCCCGCAGAAACGGCTGCACGCATGGCGGATCCCTTTGGTCGAGCTAATGCAACCAATGATTTAGATGCTGAGTGTCTGCGTATTAACAATCCGGTCGTACAAACAGACCGTATTTGCTAGAATAGCCTCGACCATAAATTTATCGATTAATAAGGCGCGTAGATACGCGCCTTATTTCATGTGGCCTTTGGTAGGGGTCACCACTGAAGTAAGGAAATATCATGCCTGTTATTACACTTCCCGATGGTTCTCAGCGAGTTTTTGAGCAGCCTGTTTCCGTTTATGAGGTGGCGTCAAATATTGGTCCTGGGCTGGCTAAGGCAACTTTAGGTGGGGCTGTGAATGGCGTGCCAGTGGATGCCCATGATTTGATTCATGAAGATGCGAGTTTGACTATTTATACGTCAAAAGATCAAGCGGGGCTTGAGATTATCCGGCACTCCTGTGCGCATTTGCTAGGTCACGCGATTAAACAGTTGTGGCCGGACACAAAAATGGCGATTGGCCCGGTCATCGATAATGGCTTTTATTACGATATTGATCTCGAGCGGCGGGTTACTGATGAGGATATCGTTCTATTAGAAGAGCGCATGAA from Pseudomonadales bacterium encodes:
- a CDS encoding malate dehydrogenase — translated: MVKPAVRVAVTGAAGGIAYSLIFKIASGEMLGADQPVILHLVEIPQAMKALRGVAMELEDCAFPLVQQVNVYDDPNAGFAGVHYALLVGARPRGPGMERKDLLTENAKIFSVQGKALNDNANPDVRVLVVGNPANTNALIASRNAPNLSPAQFTAMTRLDHQRAKGILGNKLATNSSDVKGVIIWGNHSATQYPDLHHASIHGTPALEAVDEAWYKEQFIALVQQRGAAIINARGASSSASAAQAAIDHMRSWALGTGDDWVSMAIPSDGSYGVETGIIYSFPVRCNYGRYEIVQGLEVSEFSRGKMKATEKELLEERAAINDLLPAETAARMADPFGRANATNDLDAECLRINNPVVQTDRIC